One window of Corallococcus caeni genomic DNA carries:
- a CDS encoding polyphosphate kinase 2 family protein, with the protein MDIIRDDKQGAKVKLERISTTPPKKADREAAKAEFEALGEELFDLQDLLWGAKMNSVLIVLQGRDTAGKDGTIKHVVGSLNPRGVSVTSFGVPSTEEQEHDFLWRVHREAPRKGEFSIFNRSHYEDVLVARVNNLVPKPLWKARYQHIRDFETLLVEHGTVILKFFLHISREEQEQRLLAREQEPRKAWKISAGDWEDRKHWLDYTHAYEDVFAQTSTEQAPWHLVPSDAKWYRNLVVARAVAEALRPYRKQWQQRLDEVGKHKKAELRAWRKKR; encoded by the coding sequence ATGGACATCATCCGCGACGACAAGCAGGGCGCGAAGGTGAAGCTCGAGCGCATCTCCACGACACCGCCGAAGAAGGCGGACCGCGAGGCGGCGAAGGCGGAGTTCGAGGCGCTGGGCGAGGAGCTGTTCGACCTGCAGGACCTGCTGTGGGGCGCGAAGATGAACTCCGTCCTCATCGTCCTGCAGGGGCGCGACACCGCCGGCAAGGACGGCACCATCAAGCACGTGGTGGGCAGCCTCAACCCCCGCGGCGTGAGCGTCACCTCCTTCGGAGTGCCCAGCACGGAGGAGCAGGAGCACGACTTCCTCTGGCGCGTGCACCGCGAGGCCCCGCGCAAGGGCGAGTTCTCCATCTTCAATCGCTCGCACTACGAGGACGTGCTCGTGGCGCGGGTGAACAACCTGGTCCCCAAGCCGCTCTGGAAGGCGCGCTACCAGCACATCCGCGACTTCGAGACCCTGCTCGTGGAGCACGGCACCGTCATCCTCAAGTTCTTCCTCCACATCAGCCGCGAGGAGCAGGAGCAGCGGCTGCTGGCGCGCGAGCAGGAGCCACGCAAGGCGTGGAAGATCTCCGCGGGGGACTGGGAGGACCGCAAGCACTGGCTGGACTACACCCATGCCTACGAGGACGTCTTCGCCCAGACGTCCACCGAGCAGGCGCCCTGGCACCTGGTGCCCTCGGACGCCAAGTGGTACCGCAACCTCGTGGTGGCCCGTGCCGTGGCGGAGGCCCTGCGCCCCTACCGCAAGCAGTGGCAGCAGCGCCTGGACGAGGTCGGCAAGCACAAGAAGGCCGAGCTGCGCGCCTGGCGCAAGAAGCGCTGA
- a CDS encoding fatty acid desaturase family protein, whose amino-acid sequence MERTASPPSKDLIARTRPFAAQDTARSVGALVSTYAALAGAVALAVAAPWWPLRIVGGLVEALVLIRCFILFHDAMHGALLPKSRWAKVLFQVQGLLTLTPARIWNDTHNHHHANTARIAADSAGTFVTWTTEQWRKATGAQRLGYVVERHPVTLMLGYFTAFLYSLCLQPFVKNPKRYWTSGLALGVHVALSVAVWHFFGLGVYLCAFLGPLVVAYALGTYLFYAQHNFDDVAILPEAAWNHADAALEASSYMRFGPVMEWFTGNIGYHHVHHLNPRIPFYRLPEAMAAIPELQGPHVTTLTLKDVVGCLRLNLWDPSLKRMVRYRDARLAHGA is encoded by the coding sequence ATGGAACGAACCGCGTCGCCGCCGAGCAAGGACCTCATCGCCCGCACGCGCCCCTTCGCGGCCCAGGACACCGCGCGCTCCGTCGGCGCGCTCGTCTCCACCTACGCCGCGCTCGCGGGCGCGGTGGCGCTGGCGGTGGCCGCGCCCTGGTGGCCCCTGCGCATCGTGGGTGGCCTCGTCGAAGCGTTGGTGCTCATCCGCTGCTTCATCCTCTTCCACGACGCGATGCACGGGGCGCTCCTGCCGAAGTCGCGGTGGGCGAAGGTCCTCTTCCAGGTGCAGGGGCTGCTCACGCTCACGCCCGCGCGCATCTGGAATGACACGCACAACCACCACCACGCCAACACCGCGCGCATCGCCGCGGACTCGGCGGGGACGTTCGTCACCTGGACCACGGAGCAGTGGCGCAAGGCCACGGGCGCGCAGCGCCTGGGCTACGTGGTGGAGCGCCACCCGGTGACGTTGATGCTCGGCTACTTCACCGCGTTCCTCTACAGCCTGTGCCTCCAGCCGTTCGTGAAGAACCCGAAGCGCTACTGGACCTCCGGGCTCGCGCTGGGCGTGCACGTGGCGCTGTCCGTGGCCGTCTGGCACTTCTTCGGCCTGGGCGTCTACCTCTGCGCCTTCCTGGGGCCGCTGGTCGTCGCGTACGCGCTGGGCACGTACCTGTTCTACGCGCAGCACAACTTCGACGACGTGGCCATCCTGCCGGAGGCCGCCTGGAACCACGCGGACGCGGCGCTGGAGGCCAGCAGCTACATGCGCTTCGGGCCGGTGATGGAGTGGTTCACGGGCAACATCGGCTACCACCACGTGCACCACCTCAACCCGCGCATCCCGTTCTACCGGCTGCCAGAGGCGATGGCCGCCATCCCGGAGCTGCAGGGGCCGCACGTGACCACGCTCACGCTGAAGGACGTCGTGGGCTGCCTGCGGCTGAACCTGTGGGATCCGTCGCTGAAGCGGATGGTGCGCTACCGCGACGCGCGGCTCGCCCACGGCGCCTGA
- a CDS encoding ferritin-like domain-containing protein, producing the protein MADTRPQPFVTDLQRIHRQAREQLSAGAHTDTAGGELGMCLTLLNAALATEVVCVRRYTRHALCAAGPGAEAVKAAFGRHAREEQGHALRLAERIQQLGGRPDFNLGGLMSSGDTHDEEGRTLVELLRENLAAERVVIETYRELIPYFEERDPTTRRLLEELLDEEEAHAKALHTLLEP; encoded by the coding sequence ATGGCCGACACGCGTCCGCAGCCGTTCGTCACCGACCTCCAGCGGATCCACCGCCAGGCGCGAGAGCAGCTGTCGGCGGGGGCCCACACGGATACCGCCGGGGGCGAGCTGGGGATGTGCCTCACGCTGCTCAACGCCGCGCTCGCGACCGAGGTCGTCTGCGTGCGGCGCTACACACGCCACGCCCTGTGCGCGGCGGGCCCCGGCGCGGAGGCGGTGAAGGCCGCGTTCGGCCGACACGCGCGCGAGGAGCAGGGCCACGCGCTGAGGCTCGCCGAGCGCATCCAGCAACTGGGCGGACGGCCGGATTTCAACCTTGGAGGACTCATGTCCAGCGGTGACACCCACGACGAAGAGGGGCGGACGCTGGTGGAGCTGCTCCGCGAGAACCTGGCGGCGGAGCGCGTCGTCATCGAGACGTACCGCGAGCTCATCCCCTACTTCGAGGAGCGCGACCCCACCACACGGCGGCTGCTGGAGGAGCTCCTCGACGAGGAGGAGGCGCACGCCAAGGCGCTGCACACGCTGCTGGAGCCTTGA
- a CDS encoding helicase-related protein, translated as MSSSPSSRPSVVVAELGPTNTGKTYRAIERMLEHDSGIIGLPLRLLAREVYDRVTAKVGEGRVALMTGEEKRIPPRPDYWICTVEAMPTDRQVDFLAVDEIQLAAHRERGHVFTDRLLHARGRKETWFLGAETMRPMVQALIPHASMKRATRLSQLRYSGRKSLKSLPPRSAVVAFSADRVYELAEALRRLRGGVAVVLGALSPRTRNAQVAMYQSGEVQYLVATDAIGMGLNLDLNHVAFATLSKFDGAEQRDLYPDELAQIAGRAGRHLNDGSFGALNTLPELPPRVVSAIESHRFPAVRSLIWRNASLDFSSPEALLDSLSRAPRDNAFVRVERADDFDALKGLSAVPAIRELTSDKASVELLWQVCQIPDFRKGLFGQHVALLRETFLQLTAGDGKLDPTWLGRQVSPLDDASGDIHTLMDRLAAIRIWTYISHRPGWLHDAEDWQERTRRIEDALGDALHERLVERFVQRAARRSARRFVRASALPQVGSDNPFAKLGQLLTEVPGAEGAVMTEEQFVQRVVDATHDAFEVDPMGRISFESQPLARLVRGRDRRSPQLALAEPEVWTGGARQRLERRLVALAKDLVTEAMGGFPAESFTGESRAPAMRGVAYRLAEGLGVISQGEAREQWKLLDEESRERLKAQGVHEGQRFLYVKGALSPQALERRAMLTALFQQAPCPQGIPQEPALNVAALGGRNARAFGYEVIGPVALRIDIVERLGEGLRDPQGARQAQALMQQLRLEGGVRAQVLRALGGPPPGAASKRRRRRRGRKPATPEASGGRGREPIVSKWLNERPS; from the coding sequence ATGAGCTCGAGCCCATCCAGCCGGCCGTCCGTCGTCGTGGCGGAGCTGGGGCCCACGAACACCGGGAAGACCTACCGCGCCATCGAACGGATGCTGGAGCACGACTCAGGCATCATCGGCCTGCCGCTCCGCCTGCTTGCCCGTGAGGTCTACGACCGGGTGACCGCGAAGGTGGGCGAGGGCCGGGTCGCGCTGATGACGGGCGAGGAGAAGCGCATCCCGCCCCGGCCCGACTACTGGATCTGCACCGTGGAGGCGATGCCGACGGACCGGCAGGTCGACTTCCTCGCGGTGGATGAGATCCAGCTCGCCGCGCACCGCGAGCGCGGACACGTCTTCACCGACCGGCTGCTGCACGCGCGCGGCCGCAAGGAGACCTGGTTCCTGGGCGCGGAGACGATGCGGCCCATGGTGCAGGCGCTCATCCCGCATGCGTCCATGAAGCGCGCCACGCGCCTGTCGCAGCTGCGCTACTCCGGGCGCAAGTCGCTGAAGAGCCTGCCGCCGCGCTCGGCGGTGGTCGCGTTCTCCGCGGACCGCGTCTACGAGCTGGCCGAAGCGCTGCGCCGGCTGCGGGGCGGCGTGGCGGTGGTGCTGGGCGCGCTGTCGCCCCGGACGCGCAACGCGCAGGTGGCGATGTATCAGTCCGGCGAGGTCCAGTACCTCGTGGCCACGGATGCCATTGGCATGGGGCTGAACCTGGACCTCAACCACGTGGCCTTCGCAACGCTCTCCAAGTTCGACGGCGCCGAGCAGCGCGACCTGTATCCCGACGAGCTGGCGCAGATCGCCGGCCGCGCGGGGCGCCACCTCAACGACGGCAGCTTCGGCGCGCTGAACACGCTGCCGGAGCTGCCGCCGCGCGTCGTCTCCGCCATCGAATCGCACCGCTTCCCCGCGGTGCGCAGCCTCATCTGGCGCAACGCCTCGCTCGACTTCTCCAGCCCGGAGGCCCTGCTGGACTCGCTGTCGCGTGCGCCGCGCGACAACGCCTTCGTCCGGGTGGAGCGCGCGGATGACTTCGACGCGCTCAAGGGGCTGTCCGCCGTGCCCGCCATCCGCGAGCTCACCTCTGACAAGGCGTCCGTCGAGCTGTTGTGGCAGGTCTGCCAGATCCCCGACTTCCGCAAGGGCCTCTTCGGGCAGCACGTCGCGCTCCTGCGCGAGACGTTCCTCCAGCTCACCGCGGGAGACGGGAAGCTGGACCCCACGTGGCTGGGCCGGCAGGTGTCGCCGCTCGACGACGCGTCCGGGGACATCCACACGCTGATGGACCGGCTCGCGGCCATCCGCATCTGGACGTACATCAGTCATCGTCCGGGCTGGCTGCACGACGCGGAGGACTGGCAGGAGCGCACGCGCCGCATCGAGGACGCGCTGGGCGACGCCCTGCATGAGCGACTGGTGGAGCGCTTCGTCCAGCGGGCCGCGAGGAGGAGCGCGCGCCGCTTCGTGAGGGCCAGCGCGCTGCCGCAGGTCGGCTCGGACAACCCCTTCGCCAAGCTGGGGCAGCTGCTGACGGAGGTGCCGGGCGCGGAAGGCGCGGTGATGACGGAGGAGCAGTTCGTCCAGCGCGTGGTGGACGCGACGCACGACGCCTTCGAGGTGGATCCGATGGGGCGCATCTCCTTCGAGTCGCAGCCGCTGGCCCGGCTGGTGCGAGGCCGCGACCGGCGCTCCCCGCAGCTCGCGTTGGCGGAGCCGGAGGTGTGGACGGGGGGCGCTCGGCAGCGGCTGGAGCGCCGGCTGGTGGCGCTGGCGAAGGACCTGGTGACGGAGGCCATGGGAGGCTTTCCCGCGGAGTCCTTCACGGGCGAGAGCCGCGCGCCGGCGATGCGGGGCGTGGCCTACCGGCTGGCGGAAGGGCTGGGCGTCATCTCCCAGGGCGAGGCGCGCGAACAGTGGAAGCTCCTGGACGAGGAGTCGCGGGAGCGGCTGAAGGCGCAGGGCGTCCACGAGGGCCAGCGGTTCCTCTACGTCAAAGGGGCCCTGTCGCCGCAGGCCCTGGAGCGGCGGGCCATGTTGACGGCGCTGTTCCAGCAGGCCCCGTGTCCGCAGGGCATCCCTCAGGAGCCCGCGCTGAACGTCGCGGCGCTGGGCGGCCGCAACGCGCGCGCCTTCGGCTACGAGGTCATCGGGCCGGTGGCGCTGCGCATCGACATCGTGGAGCGGCTGGGGGAGGGACTGCGCGATCCCCAGGGGGCCCGGCAGGCGCAAGCGCTCATGCAGCAACTGCGCTTGGAGGGCGGCGTGCGGGCGCAGGTGCTGCGGGCGCTGGGGGGACCGCCCCCGGGCGCGGCCTCGAAGCGGCGGCGGCGCAGGAGGGGACGGAAGCCGGCGACGCCGGAGGCGAGCGGGGGGCGCGGACGTGAGCCGATAGTCTCGAAGTGGCTCAACGAACGGCCCTCGTGA
- a CDS encoding B12-binding domain-containing radical SAM protein, whose amino-acid sequence MSGGRALSPVLLVGAGTGEATCGILYLASYLRRGGIEAFVRLWDGDESAGEVTDSFERLIARVRPKLIGISLKWFHHVDRALLIARTIRKIDPSIRIVVGGNSASYWWKELSAFDFIDHVILGDGEAPLLALCNGDEAPPNCVTRHPDGRPRRLPLAYVQRSTNTQDVYYSHFKDIFLSQRDAHSFSGWVAPGKGCGENCLYCGGARGNQKADFGRAKPFLRSEENVRRDHQEIAGRTWQMRYDFAGSTAEFLGSTWAGVDLSRHCCTYFLWGVPRVELVAALAATFQRIYMVIDIGCFSEQQRLEQMSKGLLKPCARDRELLEVIESVRRHPNVDIEISGIGGLPFTDKARLAEELRLVEQVIGLDCVVGYQRLEAQPGALVTEHPARFDMVTEAKTFAEFLGYFERREPGDVSVPMIRFKDAELEAAVQRNSDRVDALAWKHRDARKRVDLNGRTRLKNTASAAERFTLGDWLGSHRAPVKLSKEPVTVLRSVDGITLSCAPSVSPRRFNDPTLTQGEDGAILLAALDAFKQPTTVSNAVTHLGSKARLDPHSAREVIDHLVDGRFLQPA is encoded by the coding sequence ATGAGCGGTGGTCGTGCCCTCTCGCCAGTCCTCCTCGTCGGTGCCGGAACGGGCGAAGCCACGTGCGGCATCCTCTACCTCGCGAGCTACCTGCGGCGCGGCGGGATTGAGGCCTTCGTGCGGCTGTGGGACGGGGATGAGAGCGCGGGGGAGGTGACGGACTCCTTCGAGCGCCTCATCGCCCGCGTGCGCCCGAAGCTCATCGGCATCAGCCTGAAGTGGTTCCACCACGTGGACCGCGCGCTGCTCATCGCGCGGACCATCCGGAAGATCGACCCGTCCATCCGCATCGTCGTGGGCGGCAACTCCGCGTCGTACTGGTGGAAGGAGTTGAGCGCCTTCGACTTCATCGACCACGTCATCCTGGGCGACGGGGAGGCCCCGCTGCTGGCGCTCTGCAACGGAGACGAAGCGCCGCCCAACTGCGTGACGCGGCACCCGGACGGCCGTCCCCGCAGGCTGCCGCTGGCGTACGTGCAGCGCTCGACCAACACGCAGGACGTCTACTACTCGCACTTCAAGGACATCTTCCTCAGCCAGAGGGACGCGCACTCCTTCTCCGGCTGGGTCGCGCCCGGGAAGGGCTGCGGGGAGAACTGCCTGTATTGCGGCGGGGCACGCGGCAACCAGAAGGCGGACTTCGGGCGCGCGAAGCCGTTCCTGCGCTCCGAGGAGAACGTGCGCCGGGACCACCAGGAGATCGCCGGCCGCACGTGGCAGATGCGCTACGACTTCGCGGGCAGCACGGCGGAGTTCCTGGGGAGCACCTGGGCGGGCGTGGACCTCTCCCGCCACTGCTGCACGTACTTCCTCTGGGGCGTGCCGCGCGTGGAGCTGGTCGCGGCGCTGGCGGCGACCTTCCAGCGCATCTACATGGTCATCGACATCGGCTGCTTCTCCGAACAGCAGCGGCTGGAGCAGATGTCCAAGGGCCTGCTCAAGCCCTGCGCCAGGGACCGCGAGCTGCTGGAGGTCATCGAGTCCGTCCGCCGCCACCCGAACGTGGACATCGAGATCTCCGGCATCGGCGGCCTGCCGTTCACGGACAAGGCGCGGCTCGCGGAGGAACTCCGGCTGGTCGAACAGGTCATCGGACTGGACTGCGTGGTGGGCTACCAGCGGCTGGAGGCGCAGCCCGGCGCGCTCGTCACGGAGCACCCCGCGCGCTTCGACATGGTGACGGAGGCGAAGACGTTCGCGGAGTTCCTCGGCTACTTCGAGCGCCGCGAGCCCGGCGACGTGTCCGTGCCGATGATCCGCTTCAAGGACGCGGAGCTGGAGGCGGCGGTGCAGCGCAACTCGGACCGGGTGGACGCGCTGGCCTGGAAGCACCGGGACGCGAGGAAGCGCGTCGACCTCAACGGGCGCACGCGGCTCAAGAACACCGCGTCCGCCGCGGAGCGCTTCACGCTGGGAGACTGGCTGGGCAGCCACCGCGCGCCCGTGAAGCTGTCGAAGGAGCCGGTGACGGTGCTGCGCTCGGTGGACGGCATCACCCTGAGCTGCGCCCCGTCCGTCAGTCCGCGCAGGTTCAACGACCCGACGCTCACGCAAGGCGAGGACGGCGCCATCCTCCTCGCTGCCCTGGACGCCTTCAAACAGCCCACCACCGTCTCCAACGCCGTGACGCACCTGGGTTCGAAGGCGAGGTTGGACCCGCACTCCGCCCGCGAAGTCATCGACCACCTGGTGGACGGACGGTTCCTCCAGCCCGCGTAG